From Endozoicomonas sp. 8E, the proteins below share one genomic window:
- a CDS encoding ABC transporter ATP-binding protein: MSAPEPLLSIRNVSTFYGKIQALDAVSVDISAGEIVTLIGANGAGKSSLLMTICGEPRAESGSILYRGQELAGRPTSEIMRSGIAVVPEGRRIFSRLTVEENLTMGGFFVDGEPFRKNYEYVLELFPRLKERLHQRGGTMSGGEQQMLAIARALMSSPDLLLLDEPSLGLAPIVIQQIFEIIERLREEGVTVFLVEQNANQALRLADRGYVLENGRIVLQGGSDELLADDAVQKAYLGA; the protein is encoded by the coding sequence ATGTCAGCACCTGAACCACTTCTCAGCATTCGAAACGTGTCAACCTTCTATGGAAAGATCCAGGCTCTGGATGCCGTCAGTGTAGATATCTCGGCAGGTGAGATTGTCACTCTGATAGGCGCCAATGGTGCTGGCAAGTCTTCATTACTGATGACCATTTGTGGTGAACCCAGGGCCGAATCTGGCTCCATACTCTACAGGGGGCAGGAGTTAGCAGGTCGCCCTACCTCCGAAATCATGCGCTCAGGCATTGCTGTTGTGCCAGAAGGGCGGAGAATTTTTTCCAGACTGACCGTCGAAGAAAATCTCACTATGGGTGGTTTTTTTGTGGATGGTGAGCCTTTCCGTAAAAACTATGAATATGTACTGGAGCTCTTCCCGCGTCTGAAAGAGAGACTGCACCAGAGAGGCGGCACCATGTCCGGAGGAGAGCAACAGATGCTGGCGATCGCCAGAGCCTTGATGAGCAGTCCGGATTTGCTGTTACTGGATGAGCCCAGTCTGGGGCTGGCACCGATTGTTATCCAGCAGATCTTTGAAATTATTGAACGCCTCCGGGAAGAAGGCGTTACGGTTTTTCTGGTGGAGCAGAATGCCAATCAGGCTCTGAGACTGGCAGACCGGGGTTATGTTCTGGAAAACGGTCGTATCGTGCTTCAAGGTGGCAGTGATGAGCTGTTGGCGGACGACGCTGTTCAGAAGGCTTATCTGGGAGCCTGA
- the tnpA gene encoding IS200/IS605 family transposase, protein MKKGRHSAYTLHCHIVFVTKYRKKVLGELHLARLREIFSEICGNFEAELTDCNGEADHVHLLVEYSPNTPAIAKLVNSLKAVSSRRLRQEFCDIAGAYRKPVLWSRSYFAGSCGGAPLEVIKQYIENQNQP, encoded by the coding sequence ATAAAGAAAGGCCGACACAGTGCTTATACTTTGCACTGCCACATTGTTTTTGTGACAAAGTACAGAAAGAAGGTGCTTGGCGAGTTGCATCTAGCCAGACTCAGAGAAATATTTTCTGAGATATGCGGAAACTTTGAGGCAGAGCTAACAGACTGCAATGGAGAGGCAGACCACGTTCACCTGTTGGTTGAGTATTCACCCAACACGCCAGCCATTGCGAAACTAGTAAACAGTCTGAAAGCTGTTTCATCCAGACGATTAAGGCAGGAGTTTTGTGATATTGCAGGTGCGTACCGAAAGCCGGTTTTGTGGTCAAGATCGTACTTTGCTGGGAGCTGCGGCGGAGCCCCTCTGGAGGTAATTAAACAATACATAGAGAACCAGAATCAGCCCTAA
- a CDS encoding protein-glutamate O-methyltransferase CheR, with translation MTEPGDSDQDFELKLLLSAVQEKYGYQFGSYARASLMRRVRRHMKMSGVQHISDLIPLFLHDESAFAAFVKDMSVVVTEMFRNPDFFKSLRENIVPILKTYPFIKVWHAGCASGQEAYSMAILLDEEGLLERSQIYATDFNDQALRHAKTGIYPEKEMALYEENYQKAGGKKELSDYCHRGYDSVKFNGRLAEHITFANHNLVTDGVFGEMNLILCRNVLIYFNQELQDRVLQLLFDSLCSRGVLCVGKRENILFSSIGNQLEVTDRDQRIYRKSI, from the coding sequence ATGACAGAACCCGGGGATTCGGATCAGGATTTTGAACTGAAACTACTGCTAAGCGCTGTTCAGGAAAAGTATGGTTATCAGTTTGGCAGCTATGCCAGGGCATCCTTAATGCGTCGTGTCAGAAGGCACATGAAGATGTCGGGTGTTCAGCACATCAGTGACTTGATTCCACTGTTTCTTCATGATGAATCTGCTTTCGCCGCTTTTGTTAAAGATATGTCAGTGGTCGTGACAGAGATGTTCCGGAACCCTGATTTCTTCAAGTCTCTGAGGGAAAACATAGTCCCGATTCTGAAGACCTACCCGTTTATCAAAGTCTGGCATGCAGGCTGCGCCAGTGGGCAGGAAGCATACTCCATGGCTATTCTCCTCGATGAAGAGGGTCTGCTGGAGCGCAGTCAGATCTACGCCACAGACTTTAACGATCAGGCATTGCGTCATGCCAAAACCGGTATCTATCCCGAAAAAGAGATGGCCCTCTATGAAGAGAACTACCAGAAGGCAGGGGGCAAGAAAGAGTTATCAGATTACTGTCACAGAGGATATGACTCTGTGAAGTTCAATGGACGACTGGCTGAGCATATTACCTTTGCTAATCATAATCTGGTGACGGATGGTGTATTCGGAGAAATGAACCTGATTCTCTGTCGAAATGTACTCATTTATTTTAATCAGGAGCTTCAGGATCGGGTACTGCAACTGCTGTTTGACAGCCTGTGTTCCAGAGGCGTGCTCTGTGTTGGCAAACGGGAAAATATTCTCTTCAGTTCCATCGGTAATCAGCTGGAAGTAACGGATCGAGACCAGCGTATCTACAGGAAGAGTATCTGA
- the livG gene encoding high-affinity branched-chain amino acid ABC transporter ATP-binding protein LivG, translating to MSECLLDVSDLSMRFGGLLAVDQMALKICPGEIVSMIGPNGAGKTTVFNCLTGFYKATGGSVQYKGQAIEKMPGYKIARLGVVRTFQNVRLFKGMSVLENLLVAQHRHLNTGLLAGLFKTPGYRRSEEQAMDRAEFWLDKVGLTGFANREAGNLAYGQQRRLEIARCMVTQPELLMLDEPAAGLNPNETAELDELISDLRQQHGVTVLLIEHDMKLVMDISDRIYVINQGRPLASGAPEDIRNNPEVIKAYLGEG from the coding sequence ATGAGTGAATGTTTACTGGACGTTTCTGATCTGAGTATGCGCTTTGGCGGACTGCTGGCCGTAGATCAGATGGCGCTGAAAATCTGTCCGGGTGAAATTGTTTCCATGATTGGGCCCAATGGTGCCGGAAAAACGACCGTTTTTAACTGCCTCACAGGTTTTTATAAGGCGACCGGTGGCTCTGTTCAATACAAAGGTCAGGCTATCGAAAAGATGCCGGGTTATAAAATAGCCCGGCTCGGTGTTGTAAGAACCTTTCAGAATGTACGTCTGTTTAAGGGTATGAGCGTGCTGGAAAATCTTTTGGTTGCCCAGCACCGACATCTGAATACAGGGTTGTTGGCAGGGTTGTTTAAGACCCCGGGTTATCGGCGTAGTGAAGAACAAGCGATGGATAGGGCTGAGTTCTGGCTGGATAAAGTTGGTCTGACCGGGTTTGCCAATCGTGAAGCAGGTAATCTGGCTTATGGACAGCAACGCAGACTGGAAATTGCCCGTTGTATGGTGACTCAGCCCGAGTTATTGATGCTGGATGAACCAGCCGCTGGTCTCAACCCCAATGAGACGGCAGAGCTGGATGAGCTGATTTCTGATCTGCGACAGCAACACGGTGTTACTGTGCTTCTGATTGAACATGATATGAAGCTGGTTATGGATATTTCTGACCGGATTTATGTCATTAACCAGGGGCGTCCTCTTGCTTCAGGTGCACCAGAAGATATTCGCAACAACCCTGAAGTGATCAAGGCTTATCTGGGAGAAGGGTAG
- a CDS encoding diguanylate cyclase domain-containing protein: MDDKPRVKILVVDDRPENLLAMNKLLKPLGAEIHKVDSGEAALSEVLHHHFAVILLDVQMPGMDGFETATLLHSNKQTASIPIIFVTAINKDQAYINKGYQAGAVDYLPKPINPDILLGKVKVFLQLEEQRIELEQVSRELRWISRKNKLLLDNAGEGIAGLDPDGRISFINPTACAMLEGTEENLLGKHISQFIYDAQGEEALEKWQESEIRESTMVGGGVFQTSERQLWTLSGSSFAAEYNMAAIVNERQKVQGCVLLFQDITERKKLENQLLLMAKYDSLTGLANRTLFKEFLGTSLARSQRRNKSTAVMYLDLDHFKEINDTLGHDAGDLLLKSVSQRLLECVREGDLVARLGGDEFAIILDDVAEASDAKLIAEKILITIREPHDLDGEARHVGTSIGIATSEDTGSDAEALLKAADQAMYVAKKSGRDDYRLASELDSEEREQAEQGT; the protein is encoded by the coding sequence ATGGATGACAAGCCAAGAGTTAAAATTCTGGTCGTGGATGATCGTCCTGAGAATCTGCTGGCCATGAACAAGCTTCTAAAGCCGTTGGGGGCCGAGATCCATAAAGTGGACTCTGGTGAAGCGGCTTTGTCAGAAGTTCTTCACCATCATTTTGCGGTAATCCTTCTGGATGTGCAGATGCCGGGCATGGATGGTTTTGAGACGGCAACTTTGCTGCACAGCAATAAGCAGACAGCCAGTATTCCTATCATTTTTGTGACCGCCATTAACAAGGATCAGGCCTATATCAATAAAGGTTATCAGGCGGGTGCGGTTGATTATCTGCCAAAACCGATCAATCCGGATATCCTGTTGGGTAAGGTTAAGGTATTTCTGCAGTTGGAAGAACAGCGGATTGAACTTGAGCAGGTCTCCAGGGAGCTTCGCTGGATCAGTCGCAAGAACAAGCTGCTGTTAGATAATGCCGGTGAAGGAATTGCCGGTCTTGATCCCGATGGCAGGATCTCCTTCATTAATCCAACCGCCTGCGCCATGCTTGAGGGAACAGAAGAAAATCTGCTGGGAAAACACATCAGTCAGTTTATCTACGACGCTCAAGGGGAAGAAGCTCTGGAAAAGTGGCAAGAGTCTGAGATACGTGAGAGTACTATGGTCGGTGGAGGCGTCTTTCAAACATCCGAGAGACAACTGTGGACGCTTTCCGGAAGCAGCTTTGCCGCTGAATACAATATGGCGGCTATTGTTAATGAAAGACAGAAAGTGCAGGGTTGCGTTCTATTATTTCAGGACATCACCGAGCGTAAAAAACTGGAAAATCAGCTGTTGCTGATGGCGAAATACGACAGTTTGACAGGGCTGGCCAACAGGACACTGTTCAAGGAATTTCTGGGGACTTCATTGGCCAGGAGTCAAAGGCGGAATAAGAGCACCGCTGTCATGTATCTTGATCTGGATCACTTCAAGGAAATCAACGATACCCTCGGACACGATGCGGGTGACCTTTTGCTGAAAAGTGTTTCGCAAAGGTTGCTGGAGTGTGTCCGTGAAGGTGATCTGGTGGCAAGACTGGGCGGGGACGAATTTGCCATTATTCTGGATGATGTGGCGGAAGCTTCGGATGCCAAACTGATTGCAGAGAAAATTCTCATCACAATCCGTGAGCCCCATGATCTTGATGGCGAGGCCAGGCATGTAGGCACCAGCATCGGAATTGCAACGTCTGAAGATACCGGCTCCGACGCCGAAGCTTTGCTAAAGGCTGCCGATCAGGCCATGTATGTGGCCAAGAAAAGCGGGCGTGATGATTATCGGCTGGCGTCTGAGCTGGACAGTGAAGAGAGGGAACAGGCAGAACAGGGCACCTAA
- a CDS encoding response regulator: MQDAQQSTERKFRHGLSVILFAWFMILSLGPITVIGFNEYREGKQTIVQTRYEQLSTVNQLLSQQINDYFDSVVTNLFIKAGVAREFLLHLIKGHKDLRKSTETFINSDSYNQILTQYSSEFVDFLRYYDYSDLILGDTEGNILFTVNAYDDLGQNIFNGTLANTSFAKAARESLEDLVPKYADVTAYPPIGDQKVSFFILPLVDEGEKAIGFLAVQILAHNVQNIFESENQFSDALKSYLIGEDGYIRYGTDLDSSQSMILKADNILTQDWVAHIDAEGVFHEIHDHDMDDESHGIDSGAELNELFGGELDLHSEASDSHKVDQNFHIKSYTNVYGERVLGTFYAIEVAGTPMALISEVSQEDAFASVVQFRNRLIYITAITALVVILIALVITRRLVRPIRSITAWVNRVASGDYAQGAVLSGHNEISDLSRSFSEMTEKLRNVISDNDRKSWQQEGQAGLNNCMRGEQELSEVCKNIVSYLARYLDMQTGAMYVMNDEKRLQLMASYAWKKRQQSKNSFEIGEGLVGQAAMEKQAIELTSIPEDYIKIESGLGSTSPKVIITVPLVYEGEVKGVLEFALIRELTGEQRGFLEDALESVAIGINSAQYRTRVNQLLEKTTRQSEAMKEQQEELRSVNDELESRARVLEESQEELKAQSEEMQKSNAELEEKTELLQQQKAEIERKNLDIELSRKTLEDKAKELEQASKYKSEFLANMSHELRTPLNSLLLLAQMLADNDEGNLNEDQIESAQVIYSGGKELLDLINDILDLSKVEAGKMSINLEDMDIEELCSSMRTLFKPLADNKGLDFAVDIDPGTTRVILSDSQRVMQVLKNFLSNAFKFTEKGGVYIRVFNSIRKTDHGNETYVGFAVRDTGIGIPKEKQDAVFEAFQQADGSTSRKYGGTGLGLAISRELSSMLGGYIGIESVEGEGTTFTVYLPDNAVCSLDGGEVMADSHSSTTSDGYQKIASATAEKKAKAEPAPVAEKMPTKKKTSEAGKNILIIEDDEHFSDIVKQLSGSHGYQCLVEASGKEGIQTAIKEQPIAIILDLGLPDMDGEEVLRQLQKDDVTKDIPVHIVSGRDPDESDRQGAVGYLVKPVSIDDLETVFSTLETALSEDIQHALLLDSDAESRSHLAKMLTEKGMNIAVASSAEEAEKSMSENQWQCLVMDVDLPDSSGLAFLQKLQEKMGDNMPSIVIHTDKELTTEDQKELQKYTRALVMKGDYASERVMDEVSLFIHSVEKSAPAELKSAAGTLNNKSLKGHKILLVDDDLRNTFALSKGLQGLGLEVVIADNGQNALDKLDEEDGIELVLMDIMMPVMDGYEAMTRMREIDRLKNMPVIALTAKAMSDDKAKCIEAGANDYMTKPVNIDKLTEMMKVWLFK, from the coding sequence ATGCAGGATGCACAACAATCAACTGAAAGAAAATTCAGGCATGGTCTGTCGGTAATACTCTTTGCCTGGTTCATGATTCTCTCGCTCGGACCCATTACGGTGATCGGTTTCAACGAATACCGCGAGGGGAAGCAAACCATAGTTCAGACTCGCTATGAGCAGTTGAGTACCGTCAACCAGTTATTGAGCCAGCAAATTAATGATTATTTTGACTCAGTAGTGACCAACCTGTTTATCAAGGCCGGGGTGGCCCGGGAGTTCCTGTTGCATCTGATCAAGGGTCATAAGGATCTCAGAAAATCAACGGAAACGTTCATTAATTCCGACAGTTACAACCAGATTCTGACTCAGTACTCCAGTGAGTTTGTAGACTTTTTACGTTACTACGATTACTCCGACCTGATTCTGGGGGATACGGAAGGCAATATTCTCTTCACCGTGAATGCCTACGACGATCTGGGCCAGAACATTTTCAATGGGACCCTTGCCAATACCTCATTTGCAAAAGCTGCCCGTGAGAGCCTTGAAGATTTGGTGCCCAAATATGCTGATGTGACTGCGTATCCACCCATCGGAGATCAGAAAGTCAGTTTCTTTATTCTGCCGCTGGTGGACGAGGGAGAGAAAGCAATCGGCTTTCTGGCGGTCCAGATTCTGGCCCATAATGTTCAAAACATTTTTGAGAGTGAAAACCAGTTTAGTGATGCACTGAAATCTTATCTCATTGGCGAGGATGGCTACATTCGCTACGGTACAGATTTGGATTCAAGCCAGTCCATGATATTGAAAGCAGATAATATCCTGACGCAAGACTGGGTTGCTCATATTGATGCCGAAGGGGTATTCCATGAAATCCATGACCATGACATGGACGATGAAAGTCACGGTATTGATAGCGGTGCAGAGTTGAATGAACTTTTTGGCGGAGAGCTTGATCTTCATTCAGAAGCCTCCGACAGTCATAAGGTCGATCAAAATTTTCATATCAAGAGCTACACCAATGTGTATGGAGAGAGGGTTCTGGGAACTTTTTATGCCATTGAGGTAGCCGGCACGCCTATGGCTCTGATCTCTGAAGTGAGCCAAGAGGATGCTTTCGCCTCAGTAGTTCAGTTCAGAAACCGCCTGATCTATATCACAGCCATAACAGCCTTGGTTGTTATTTTGATTGCACTGGTTATTACCCGGAGGTTGGTCAGACCCATCAGAAGCATCACGGCCTGGGTCAACCGGGTTGCGTCGGGAGATTACGCTCAGGGTGCTGTGCTCAGTGGTCACAATGAAATCAGTGACCTGAGTCGCAGCTTTTCTGAGATGACAGAGAAGTTGAGAAATGTCATCAGTGATAACGATCGCAAAAGCTGGCAGCAGGAAGGTCAGGCAGGCTTGAATAACTGTATGAGGGGAGAGCAGGAGTTATCAGAGGTCTGTAAAAACATCGTTTCCTACCTTGCCCGCTATCTTGATATGCAGACGGGTGCCATGTATGTCATGAATGATGAGAAGCGATTGCAGCTGATGGCATCCTACGCCTGGAAAAAACGCCAGCAAAGCAAAAACAGTTTCGAGATTGGGGAAGGTCTGGTGGGGCAGGCGGCTATGGAGAAGCAGGCCATTGAACTGACCAGCATCCCAGAAGATTACATCAAAATTGAATCGGGATTGGGCAGTACTTCTCCGAAAGTGATTATTACCGTACCGCTTGTCTATGAAGGAGAAGTTAAGGGTGTGCTGGAGTTTGCCCTTATCAGAGAGCTGACGGGTGAGCAGAGAGGCTTTCTGGAAGATGCCCTGGAAAGTGTCGCTATTGGTATTAACTCTGCCCAGTATCGTACTCGTGTCAATCAGCTGCTCGAAAAGACCACACGGCAATCGGAAGCCATGAAAGAGCAACAGGAAGAGTTGCGCTCAGTGAATGATGAGCTGGAAAGCCGCGCCAGAGTGCTGGAAGAGTCTCAGGAAGAGCTGAAAGCCCAGAGTGAGGAAATGCAGAAGTCTAACGCCGAGCTGGAGGAGAAAACCGAGCTGCTGCAACAACAGAAAGCCGAGATTGAACGGAAAAACCTGGATATTGAGCTTTCAAGAAAAACCCTGGAAGACAAGGCAAAAGAGTTGGAACAGGCCAGTAAATACAAGTCTGAGTTCCTGGCCAATATGTCCCATGAATTACGCACGCCTCTCAACTCATTGCTCCTTCTGGCGCAGATGCTCGCAGATAATGACGAAGGTAACCTGAACGAAGACCAGATTGAATCCGCCCAGGTGATCTATAGCGGTGGTAAGGAACTTCTGGATCTAATCAACGACATTCTCGATTTATCCAAGGTTGAAGCCGGGAAGATGAGTATCAATCTTGAGGACATGGATATCGAAGAGTTGTGCTCCAGTATGCGGACTCTGTTCAAACCTCTGGCTGACAACAAGGGACTGGATTTTGCTGTGGATATTGATCCGGGCACGACCAGGGTGATTTTGTCCGATAGCCAGAGGGTTATGCAGGTTCTCAAAAACTTCCTGTCTAATGCCTTCAAGTTTACGGAAAAGGGTGGTGTCTATATTCGGGTCTTTAACTCAATCCGCAAGACAGACCATGGTAATGAAACCTATGTTGGTTTTGCGGTCAGGGATACCGGGATAGGGATCCCTAAAGAAAAGCAGGACGCCGTGTTTGAAGCATTCCAGCAAGCGGATGGCTCCACCAGCAGAAAGTACGGTGGAACCGGGTTGGGTCTGGCTATCTCGCGTGAGCTGTCTTCTATGCTGGGTGGTTATATCGGCATAGAAAGTGTTGAAGGAGAAGGGACAACGTTTACGGTGTATCTGCCTGATAATGCTGTCTGCTCACTCGATGGCGGAGAAGTCATGGCTGACAGTCATTCATCCACCACCAGTGACGGTTATCAAAAAATAGCCTCTGCTACTGCTGAAAAAAAAGCTAAAGCTGAACCGGCTCCTGTAGCTGAAAAGATGCCGACCAAAAAGAAGACGTCAGAGGCTGGCAAGAATATTCTGATCATTGAAGATGACGAGCACTTTTCGGATATCGTCAAACAGCTTTCCGGTAGTCATGGTTATCAATGTCTAGTGGAGGCCAGTGGTAAGGAGGGGATTCAGACAGCGATCAAAGAGCAGCCAATAGCCATTATTCTTGATCTGGGCCTGCCAGATATGGATGGTGAAGAGGTACTCAGGCAGTTGCAGAAGGATGATGTGACAAAAGATATACCGGTCCATATCGTGTCAGGTCGTGATCCTGACGAGTCAGACCGGCAGGGAGCGGTTGGTTACCTGGTCAAGCCGGTGTCTATAGATGATCTGGAAACGGTTTTCAGCACGCTTGAAACGGCTCTGTCAGAAGATATCCAACATGCTCTGCTATTGGACAGTGATGCAGAGAGTCGATCGCACCTCGCGAAAATGCTGACAGAAAAGGGGATGAACATCGCCGTGGCTTCATCCGCTGAAGAAGCCGAAAAGTCGATGTCAGAGAATCAGTGGCAGTGTCTGGTGATGGATGTTGATTTACCCGACAGCAGTGGTCTGGCGTTTTTACAGAAACTTCAGGAAAAGATGGGTGACAATATGCCATCAATCGTCATCCATACTGATAAGGAGTTGACGACTGAAGACCAGAAAGAGCTGCAGAAATATACCCGTGCTCTGGTTATGAAGGGAGATTACGCTTCTGAGAGGGTGATGGATGAGGTCAGTCTGTTCATCCATTCTGTTGAAAAGTCGGCTCCCGCTGAATTGAAGTCAGCAGCAGGGACCCTGAATAACAAGTCGCTGAAAGGTCATAAAATCCTGCTGGTGGATGATGATCTTCGTAATACCTTTGCATTGTCCAAGGGTTTGCAGGGGCTGGGGCTGGAAGTGGTCATTGCTGACAATGGACAAAATGCCCTCGACAAACTTGATGAAGAAGACGGTATTGAGCTGGTGCTGATGGACATCATGATGCCGGTGATGGATGGCTATGAAGCCATGACCAGAATGCGTGAAATTGACCGGCTTAAGAATATGCCAGTCATTGCACTGACAGCCAAGGCCATGTCCGATGATAAGGCAAAGTGCATAGAAGCAGGAGCCAATGATTATATGACCAAGCCAGTGAATATCGACAAGCTGACTGAAATGATGAAGGTCTGGTTATTTAAATGA
- a CDS encoding transposase: MKILKAYKFRLKATPEQHVRLMQLCGTARFVWNKALSICNEKWESGEKIPSSYTMHKWLPVWKKDEETSFLTQGNAVALQQKLNDLGAAWKRHFDDLAKLKAGKIKEVQFEKPCFKKRNQDHHNSIRIMQFSKYCKVENRRVKLPSKLGWVKFRKSRNIEGEIKNCTITRKSGHWFISFQTEQELTTPVHPSEKAVGLDMGIAKFVTLSSGKQYKPINAFRKHERQLAREQRKLSRKVKFSENWKKQNQRISRIHSKIASCRADYLHKTSTEISKNHAMIVVENLKVSNMSKSAKGTAEKHGKNVRAKSGLNKSILDQGWYEFRRQLEYKQGWLGGEVVAVNPAYTSQACSSCGHTEKANRNTQAKFECVACGHSENADIQAAKNILALGHSVLACGEGSLEPLKKQELQRNREKVAV; the protein is encoded by the coding sequence ATGAAGATTCTCAAGGCATATAAATTCAGACTGAAGGCAACACCAGAGCAGCATGTAAGACTCATGCAGCTTTGTGGCACAGCTCGCTTTGTCTGGAATAAAGCATTGAGCATCTGCAATGAAAAGTGGGAGTCTGGCGAAAAAATTCCATCATCTTATACCATGCACAAGTGGCTTCCAGTATGGAAAAAAGACGAAGAAACGAGCTTTCTTACTCAGGGAAATGCCGTTGCCTTGCAGCAAAAACTGAATGATCTTGGTGCGGCATGGAAACGTCACTTTGACGATCTGGCAAAACTCAAAGCCGGGAAAATCAAGGAAGTCCAGTTTGAAAAGCCATGCTTCAAGAAGCGAAACCAAGATCACCATAACTCAATTCGTATCATGCAGTTCTCCAAGTACTGCAAGGTTGAAAATCGCAGAGTAAAACTGCCAAGTAAATTGGGTTGGGTAAAATTCCGCAAGTCTCGCAACATAGAAGGTGAGATAAAGAATTGCACCATTACCCGTAAATCAGGCCATTGGTTTATTAGTTTTCAAACCGAGCAAGAATTAACAACTCCGGTTCACCCTTCTGAAAAAGCGGTTGGTCTGGATATGGGTATTGCCAAGTTTGTCACGCTGTCCAGCGGTAAGCAGTACAAACCGATTAATGCTTTCAGGAAACACGAGAGACAGCTTGCCAGAGAACAAAGAAAGCTCTCCCGCAAAGTGAAGTTCTCCGAAAACTGGAAAAAGCAAAATCAGCGTATTAGCCGCATTCACAGTAAAATAGCCAGTTGTCGGGCTGATTACCTTCACAAAACCTCAACCGAAATTAGCAAAAATCACGCAATGATTGTGGTTGAGAATCTGAAGGTATCGAATATGTCCAAGTCTGCAAAGGGCACTGCAGAGAAACACGGTAAAAATGTGAGGGCCAAGTCTGGACTTAACAAATCCATTCTCGATCAGGGATGGTATGAGTTCAGACGGCAGCTTGAGTATAAGCAGGGCTGGTTAGGTGGTGAAGTGGTTGCGGTTAATCCGGCATATACCAGCCAAGCATGTAGCTCTTGTGGTCACACTGAGAAGGCAAACAGAAATACTCAGGCAAAATTCGAGTGTGTGGCTTGCGGTCATTCTGAGAATGCAGATATTCAGGCTGCAAAAAATATACTAGCGTTGGGGCACAGCGTTTTAGCCTGTGGAGAGGGTTCGTTAGAGCCTTTGAAGAAGCAGGAACTTCAGCGAAATCGTGAGAAAGTAGCTGTCTAG
- a CDS encoding chemotaxis protein CheB codes for MSDGVVVIGASAGGLAALESLLRELGSHFSYPIVVTKHLASGDEEGLLNVLGKTSPLAVSIAYDKQKMTDNHVYLAPGGYHLQIEDRETLSLNMDEPVCHSRPSVDVLFQSAADSFAAQVLGVVLTGANRDGAEGIRAVKQAGGITIAQNPETADMPVMPRSAIATGCVDHVLDLGDIAICLKAENFKPET; via the coding sequence ATGAGCGACGGGGTTGTGGTGATCGGAGCCTCTGCCGGAGGGCTTGCGGCACTGGAATCCCTGCTCCGGGAGCTGGGAAGCCATTTTTCTTACCCCATTGTTGTTACTAAACACCTGGCATCAGGTGATGAAGAGGGTTTATTAAACGTTCTGGGCAAAACATCACCACTGGCCGTCAGTATTGCTTATGACAAGCAGAAGATGACCGACAATCATGTTTATCTGGCTCCCGGTGGTTACCACTTGCAGATTGAGGACAGGGAAACCTTGAGTTTGAACATGGATGAACCCGTCTGTCATTCCAGACCGTCGGTGGATGTCCTCTTTCAATCCGCTGCCGATTCTTTTGCTGCACAGGTGCTGGGTGTCGTATTAACCGGTGCCAATAGAGATGGTGCAGAGGGTATCAGGGCAGTTAAACAGGCCGGCGGAATAACTATTGCCCAGAATCCGGAAACAGCCGATATGCCGGTCATGCCCAGGTCAGCTATTGCAACCGGTTGTGTAGACCATGTGCTGGACTTGGGTGATATTGCAATCTGTTTAAAAGCCGAGAATTTCAAACCTGAGACTTGA